Sequence from the Rutidosis leptorrhynchoides isolate AG116_Rl617_1_P2 chromosome 3, CSIRO_AGI_Rlap_v1, whole genome shotgun sequence genome:
AGACAGCCgtaacaattttttttattatcaaatatttattcgacaatattttatttaattaacttAACTATTCGACAATTGTtttattatcaaataaatattaaaaattttggGCCCTTCTAATTTTTGAACCCTAGGCGATTGGCTATGTTGCCTATGCCTGAAGACTCCTATGACCTTGTATATATGGATAACCACATTTTTTTGTCATTCagcttatatatatacatgtatgaaaGCAATTAGATTTACAAATGCTATGAGAACTTTAATTCTTAACTAGGAAATGTACTTGCATACATAGTTGTTTCCACCATTGCTTTTGGTTCATGAAACGTTATTTGAGTAAGAAACAGATAAAGTTTTTTCTATTCATGCTTCATAAAActgtatatgaatatgaattagtaCGCTTCAATATATACCGGCTTATGCCAATGAACTTTGAGTTACTCATAAAGAAACCTTTTTAGCAACACAAAATATGTATTTTTGGGTCAAGAATAATGCTTCTTATTTTTAGGCAAAGTTTATGGCTTTTTGGTAGTGTTTATTTACTTTGCGATTCATCATTGAATACTTTTTTTTTTCTGATTCATTACATTAACTAACAATTCTTGAACTATTAACAACAAACATTTATGTGACAGGCCAAATAGGCTATGCTCTAGTTCCAATGATTGCAAGAGGGGCAATGTTGGGCGCAGATCAAACGGTAATCCTACACATGCTTGACATCGAGTCTGCTGCTGAAACTTTGGAAGCGGTAAAAATGGAACTGATGGATGGAGCATTCCCTCTTCTCAAAGGTTGGATTCAATGGCAAATTGATAACttcttaaaaaaaaattgtttccctTTCGGGCCCAAGTTTCCTATTCGCTTTGCGAGCAGACTAATCTCGAGGCGACAACCTGTTTTGCAAGTTGGCCCAAGTCATGCATTGATAATTATTCACAACTTTCAtctgaatttaatatatatatatatatatatatatatatatatatatatatatatatatatatatatatgtatatacatatacatatatatatatgtacatacatatacatatatatatgtacatacatatacatatatatatgtacatacatatacatatatatatgtatatatatatatatatatatatatatatatatatatatatatatatatatatatatatatatatatatatatatatatagggcaggatcaatgggaaagtaaccaatcggggggaagcaaaaaaaaatcgtttttttaaaaaactttgttcacgaacattatagattggatgaaaataagaacatttagaaaagacacttcgtgatgaatgttattattttggcggaaaaacgatcgacaaaaataacattcaagataatattgtttgtgACGAATGTTAACGCTTTTTTTttctccatgttttgtgaagtaaaatttagccctatttagagtttagggtttagggtttggtgttttgggtttattccataaacccaaaacaccaaaccctaaaccctaaaccctaaaacctaaaccctaaactctaaaccgttcgtgttaaaaactcaatctaaatcctaaatctaaaccctaaatctaaaccctaaaccctaaatttctaaaccctaatatctaaaccctatacaccctaatatctaaaccctaatatctaaaccctaatgtctaaaacttcaacatacgctcgaaaaacacgataattgttatatattacttcttcgagcgttttcccgccaaaataataacattcatcacgaagtgtcttttctaaatgttcttattttcatccaatctataatgttcgtgaacaaatttttttcaaaaaacgaaaaaaaaaaattgcttccccccggttccccctgattggttacttccctcttgatcctaccactatatatatatatatatatatatatatatatatatatatatatatatatatatatatataggatcaagaCAGAAGTAATGCTATATATAATGTTTTCGTTTCATGCATCTTGTAGGTGTTGTTGCTACAACTGATGTTAATGAAGCTTGTAAAGGTGTTGATATTGCAATAATGCTTGGTGGATTCCCACTAACGAAAGGCGATCGCAAAGATCTCATATCAAAGAATGTAGGTATATACAAGGCTCAAGCTTTAGCTTTGGAGCAGCATGCTGATTCAAATTGCAAGGTTTGTGTGTATTGTTCGTTTTATCTAGAGGTGGCACAATGGGCGGGTTAGGTTGTGGCGAAAATCAAATGGGCAGTATTCTTTGTCCAAAcaatttcatttttaaccttttataCTATCaaccttttttatttttttatttttttttttttttttttttttgtcaaacatGTTACAAAATTCACATTATTTCAATAATTATGCATGTTTTTATCTAGTTGAAACTAGAAAAATACCGCCCGCGCTATGCGGCGGGGACTTTCCTATTTCATATTCATATTTTACGTAGTAATATGTATGTATGGAATTAAAAACACGTTGCTACGGGTATGGTTGGAAGCATGTGTTCCATGACAAGAAACTCGCGGGAAAAAGGGGAACAGGAacatcgatatgatgtagttagtttgagtTGTTTATTGCACGTGTATGTAAACGTATGGAAGATAGCCCGAAAtgtttaacgttttttaaaaagaGTCCGTTTTGCGCGTACCTAGTTTCGTTGTGCTCGCAATTCTTTTTCGAGTTGGTCGGtggtgccggaaaaatttaacttgcggcgaacgtgaagatatgacccgttgaaaattttggtggagtttatttaagtttttttttaatcAATTTGAAATTTTACGTTTTAACCCCCTGCTTCGAGGGTTGATAGTGTAAGTTGGATAAAGTTGGGGGTTGGTTTTTTTTTGTTCTCTGATGTCGTTTTGAATTTTTTTGGTCATGCGACGACCATTTTTTGCATTGCTTTATATtggagtaataaaataataataataataataataataataataataataataataataataataataataataagatgtttTAATTGTGCGTATATTATACACCTCGGGGCAACTTTTTTTATGTAGTTGAAATAGGATGTTTTAACTGAGCATAAATTATACACCTTGGGGCAACTTTTGTAGGTACTTGTGATTGCTAATCCAGCAAATACGAATGCGCTAATTCTTAAAGAATATGCACCTTCGATCGCAGAAGAGAATATCACATCGCTCTCAAGACTAGATCATAACCGCGCGTTAGGCCAAATATCTCAAAATCTAGATGTCCATGTTAGTGATGTGAAAAACGTGATTATTTGGGGAAATAACCTGTCAACTCTATATCCAGATGCTAATCATGCTAGTGTTGACGTTGGCGTTGGATATAAATCTGTGAGAGAACTTGTTGCTGATGACCATTGGTAAATATTGAGTTTTTCGTCTATAATTTTATATACAATAACCTTTAACTCTGCAAACCCTTATATTTTTATTGTATCATGCAAAACTTGGCAAGAAGTGAGTCGGGCACATATGCGGAAGCCCCTAGTGGAGTTGAAATTTTCAGGCCTAAAATTTTAAATTTTCATATTTTGGCCAcaaaacctctatattttacccaaaaatcgTCATATTTtgccaacaaaaaaaaaaaacatccatattttgtccaaaaacctccatatttcgTCCCCAACCCAAAAGCCCATGACCcaaaaaatttcgcccccggtaAAAGAAATTCATGGTTTCGCCACTGGTTGGGTAATACCTCGAACGGTCAAAAGGTGCACTTTTTAGTACTAGTGAAACCAAGGAGTGATCCGGCAAACGGTTTGTCATTTGTTTATAGCATACATAATAATGATCTATCtattatagttattaaaaatatTTGGACGTTTAACGACCTACGTAACTGTAACAACCCATCCCACATCAAATACAAAAAGTAATTGTGAGTCCTATATAAGCTTAAAGTACTGATTAACTAATATCTCCATTATCTTAACTTTGTGGCGATGGGGGCGTTatagtaactttttttttttttttagctagaTTTTTTGTTTGACTCGTTTGAGATGTCAAGCAACCCAAATTAACCCATATATAAGTAATGGGTTGAAATTGTGATGTATAGAATATCAGATGACTTTTAATAACATTGAGTTCTTGATTATTATTCAGGCTGAACACAGATTTTATCACAAATGTGCAACAAAGAGGAGATGCTATAATTCAAAATCAAAGGGTGTCAAGTGTGTTTTCTGTTGCAAGCGCAGCGTGTGATCATATGCGTGATTGGATTCTTGGTACTCCAAAGGTCCGATTAATTCTTATTCTTTTTCGTGTTTTCTATTTTATTACATTCCTTAAAACTCTCCCTACTTTTCATTTTAGGGAACATGGGTGTCGATGGGAGTTTACTCTGATGGATCGTACGGTATCCAACCTGGCCTAATCTACTCTTTCCCGGTCACTTGTGAGAAAGGCGAATGGTCCATCGTTCAGGGTATGCACTGCAACATATAAACTATCAAAATAAAAACGTTTTTCTTTGATACGGCATGTGAAAGTTTTTAACATTATTGGGATTAGGTACATGACATATAACTATTCAGTATTTGAATATTTTTTTTAACATGAAATGGCGATTTATTATGTACATGAAAATGAAATTGAATAGTTACTTTGCTAAATTTGCAATGTTGTAGGTTTGAAGATTGATGAGTTTGCTAGGGAGAAGATGGATGCTTTAGCAAAAGAGCTCAATGAGGAAAAATTATTAGCTTACTCATTTCTTCATTCACAATCTTACGTGTATTAAACTCTGTTATTTTAGTTGAAGTTAATGTTGGCTGGAGGCCTAACTTCCTTGTAAAAGGTCTCAGATTTGAATTTTATCTGAGATGAATATTTGTGGTGGTCAGGGATAGGTCGGAAACAGTCAGGGAATAATCCTGTTGGGTTACGTACGTCAGAATATGAGGTCGGATTACTCGTCCTTCCGATTATGCCGAATACTAAATAACCTTTTACCTTTACTTtttaatgttaatatatatatatatatatatatatatatatatatatatatatatatatatatattactaaacaTGATTTaatttatagttatagttatatcaatattctTAAACAAAATATGTTGTTCCACAACAAACTTGTTTGCAACACTACTCACATATGTTGGTCGAAACAAAACACGTGCTGGTTGCATATATTGTCTTTTGAATTAttaatgtaataatattattttaatcaaagtgaTTTTGTCTTTAAAATTATTAGTGTAATACTGTTATATTTAATTAAAATGGTCAAAAATTACAATTATAAACGTTTAactgaaaataaaaaattaaatgatCAGTACGTCAAAATTGTTTAAATTTTCAATCATATGATGTTATTCGATTATTCTTCAATCTCTataaagaaattctgatgtatatTTAGCTAATTGTCCGAATGTTTATTTTCTACTTAATAATCAGTTTTCTTTACAATTCTTAATTTAGTAAGTAAAATTTATATTTCTTTATCACTTAATCTGAAATTTAATTTGTTTCTAGGAGACATAAAATCATACACCATTTCTCAAACTGAAGCAaatttagaaaagaaaaaaaaaaactaaatatctTAGTCATGGTTGTGTTGAGTACTTTGCATGCGCGACTCATTCATTTCATAATTGACGTTTTTTGTTGGGCTATCATGATTTGAGAAAGAACGTCATCGGGTGAGCAACATCAGGACGTGGCGTCGGACGACCCCGAACTGTTATGACTTTTTCGACTAGGTTTTCACGTGAATCGGGTTCGGATCAACCCTTAAAGGTTCGTCGTCTCGCAAAGTGATCAGTGGTTTCGGTTGTGCATGTCTTCGATTGCTCATTACGCCTTCCAGACAAATTTTGGATAGACGAAAAGTATTTTTGTAACAttacgcatttttccgttaaattattttaacgcccgtcttttttttttagataatatctttcgtcatctaaattcgtacctttcgttaaaTAACGTTCttcatatttccgttatttaattataacatctcccgtttattctcgcgttttaaaatatttcgtttaggtaatacacacacccgctttaaactcgagggaccaaagttggctagtgggcaaactagttgactaggtcaactagtcaacccaccatctcatccattcatttcacttcTTCTCCTACCTCCTtctttttctctctagtcaccaagaacacAATTTCACCCAACtttaaagattcatcatctatttcaattcaagcaagcaaacatcaaaacaaattgtacttttgtgatcctctcttcatcctctacattttggtaccaatttcactacttggggtaagatttctaaaaactctagatttctcaaattcattttatagacttgaaatggtgttagttagtgtctatggctcgagtctagcatgaatatgtgatttatttgctcgatcttgttgttttgcataaactagcatgaacttgaaatgggtgtgcttaatcttgagtcttggttgattaaatgttgttattatgttaaagttcatgtattaaatgtgttactagcatcattagcttcgttttggtatgtaggttgatttagaaaagcttcatttacaaaattgatgaattcatgattcttggttagggtttgatgaactttaaaatggatttttgatgcattgaatgctatgaaatgttgttagtaagcgtttagttgtaatgcatgtttaattaccttcgaaacggcgcatcgtatgtgtaaattggattcccgaatcatgaaatgcattttatgaacttgaaactttgataatgaacttttagcGATCAATCgacgaggttttcattgttgttaattatggatttgattgatgaaatgtgtttagttgtattcctcgtcaaaatacctttccaacgatataagatacgtgttttgaatgtttacggttcataagttacgttcgtctgaagtttggttcgagacttgtcaattTTCAACTTTTCCACTGAAGTCAGatagggatgcggcgcatctgctttggatgcggcgcatctgctgaCTGATGCAGCGAATCTGAGGCTGGctgtccaaatttttttttttcgtttaattcccgctatgctatacatgtccgattaacatgaaacttggccaacatacttatatatgcttatctttcataaaaaaattgtcggatacccgacccgaccccgttgactttgactttgactttgaccaagtttgaattttagtcaaacttaaccaaatacttatgcaatcattccaacatgcttttatacttatctcttgcatgaaacttgacaatttgactcacatgctatataatcgagtcgtaactagggatggcaatggtcacccgatccagcggatatccatccgatccacccacttcgtgatggatatggataatttaaatggatatggatacggatatggatgaacttaaatggatacggatatggatacggatgagaattttcatccatggatatatccattatcacccgaaatacatatataaatacataaatatagatatatgcaaaCAAATTTACTATTATAAATGCATTTACCATTGCACACACATTTTGCTTGCTACCATATAACTATTTAACTATGATATATTACGACTAAACACGTACAtctaataaaagaacatacatattaCACATTCAATTTATCGTGGTCTATGTGTAATGGTAAATTTAACAATTAATGTTATGTCTTCGACAAATATTAAACGTTCTTGTATATTTCGTTTTATTTTTATCACATATTaagaaatattataacatttttgaatatccaatggatatccattaacccgcttaatctactggatatggatatggatggatgaacagaaattaaatggatatggatatggatgtggatgtgGATGAGCAAAAACTAaaaggatatggatatggatatggcgtcacccgatccatatccgatccattgccattcctagtcgtaacgagccataggactaattgaacacatttcgcccgaccttgtgtcgtaaccggttaattgatacaacttacttttttaggtcaagactaaacaactttcacgcacacgtttactttgtgaagtacttttatactcgtgcactcgaggtgagatcatagtcccatctttcaacaacttttatacttttaaatcatgggatgagaaacatatacagttttatactacatacttttatgctttgaacacaaatacgaaaacaaacattccacatcgagttagaacaaaaagcctcaattcaattatcattagttacacttgcagggtgtaagcgagaacttatattatgtgatcacatgggcttgacgagcctcattcagacggttcgctaccgttagcggatgaaatatattttcgggtttagtgtatgttctaacactatgtaacagggtacaaaacagttaagtcttgataattgggtgctcgcaaatgtacttttggaatgcaaacaatttGGATAATAAACTAtacgaaaatcttgtggttcaaaaacaacgtttacaaaacacctatgatttcaccaacgtttttcgttgacagttttctatatgtttctcaggttcatacttggctacttgatacatgcttccgcacactttgattacttgcttggagtcaagcatacatgcatacgctagcgatagcacttttggattcaaacttaaagcatacatacttacgctatttatagtaaccgtgattttaaactaattatgtcgcaagttatttcatttatactttacaacttttggaaacttaaactagttgtcgaactgtttggtaaactaaactttgtaagtcttatacatttcaaatgaatgcgaaataattttggtcaaacgcgtctcatttagggactatgaccacgtaacgggacctaagttaacgacgccgccaatgaagattttgtcgggtcgttacagatggtatcagagcgttggttgtagggatctaggatgtgcattagtgtgtctgacagagtcgttaggacgcgttagtgaatctagactacaacgggATAGTTAACCAttacattctgacttgcatttgctatagatagcacttacttgactacttgtgcattatacttaaaaCTCTTCTTATGTGAACTCCTTAATGGTACCAAATCTttatcatacgaactcgtactctaCCACTTTCGGGCAACAttcgtaaacttaagattcatacacgtaaggatgacaacgacttcattagtcatacaagttcgggaactctgactcctcgGTTGTTATTCACCACtgtcccagcttactatccacaagtactataaagtttccaccactatggcaatcacggaccactatcgatgttacaccggtgttcctcactatctaccacttcttgttactaccatcactactctaggtgagtatcgtcatcaatacttatcaTTACGGTTGCGTAccactcgttatcatgattcgttaccctTTTCGTACCGAGATACATCATCGTTTGACTTGAACCACATTgatgtgaacaatcatttatacacttccctcaggAAATGCattttcagagttgcactaattctttcgattcaatacgagtcacgataGAGATGTCGTTACATCTTGTcccttttaaatcttcacgattacacgaacttgattctatggagtgatgtgggaatggaggtatgagttattgTAATATAACGTcacttgatcaacgtagttatattacggtaagtcataccaaagttctaatgatacgtgatggtgattggactcgatcaacctaatcaccaccatgtgccatgttacatgactttattttttttttctttgttgtcacccgaaaactccgagaatattgataacaataccGAGTACACACCTTCGGTTATTGCCGAACCATatctatgcttccgaatgaatgacgaattctttcaacttcaaacataggctacacatgtatactatctcgtttttgcacagttttatcgacgaactacaatatgcttgatatgctcacatcgaggagaaaacttctctcgcattacacccgtacttccgtataaggaatccttttatctaaattctcaatggagggagataCTCTCCACGATAtaatagtattcaccacgagggtgaatagtcctaacgaacgttttcagaaaccgataaatcttccgcggcacgaatttcttgagaaacgaaaacttgttcaaatctatcttaaagaaatgtacctcgtttcggatcgagatactcgattcacttctaaatttcggagtgccttataaggagcattgggaacgcgtttaaacatgagtaccgcgtaccatccacgaaCCGACGGACCAAgtaaacgtacgattcaaaccttggaagacatatcacgaacttgtatcgTTACCGTTAGCCGCTTCCtcttacaatgatagttatcacttgagtattaatgccgcacttttctttttgaaactttatatggccgcaaatgtcgttctactatttgttgggccgacgtaggcaacaatcaaaccaccgaactcgaACTCATTCATGGAttgaccgttaagatcgttcaaatcgtagaaaggctcaagacggcccgtaatcgCCGCT
This genomic interval carries:
- the LOC139897299 gene encoding malate dehydrogenase-like produces the protein METLEVVQKVVVVLVCLYLSWRIVRYIWSFLDVEKDPLVVLVTGAAGQIGYALVPMIARGAMLGADQTVILHMLDIESAAETLEAVKMELMDGAFPLLKGVVATTDVNEACKGVDIAIMLGGFPLTKGDRKDLISKNVGIYKAQALALEQHADSNCKVLVIANPANTNALILKEYAPSIAEENITSLSRLDHNRALGQISQNLDVHVSDVKNVIIWGNNLSTLYPDANHASVDVGVGYKSVRELVADDHWLNTDFITNVQQRGDAIIQNQRVSSVFSVASAACDHMRDWILGTPKGTWVSMGVYSDGSYGIQPGLIYSFPVTCEKGEWSIVQGLKIDEFAREKMDALAKELNEEKLLAYSFLHSQSYVY